From the Chelonoidis abingdonii isolate Lonesome George chromosome 12, CheloAbing_2.0, whole genome shotgun sequence genome, one window contains:
- the LOC116822863 gene encoding galectin-1-like — MECGMVLTHLNVHPGECIAVKGTVPPDAKSFALNMGRAGSDLALHFNPRFESHGDTCIIICNSLQGGEWGEEQREPDFPFQLGQDAKICISFNDQELTVAVALPGEQQLKFPNRLGLEAIEFFSVEGDFRVKSIKFK; from the exons gggatGGTTCTGACCCACTTGAATGTCCATCCTGGCGAGTGCATCGCAGTGAAGGGCACGGTGCCACCGGATGCCAAGAG CTTTGCCCTGAACATGGGCCGGGCTGGCTCGGACCTGGCCCTTCACTTCAACCCCCGGTTCGAGAGCCACGGGGACACCTGCATCATCATCTGCAACTCGctgcagggtggggagtggggggaggagcagcgGGAGCCGGACTTCCCCTTCCAGCTGGGGCAGGATGCCAAG atCTGCATCTCCTTCAATGACCAGGAGCTGACAGTGGCGGTGGCGCTgccgggggagcagcagctcaaGTTCCCcaacaggctggggctggaggccaTCGAATTCTTCTCTGTGGAGGGAGACTTCAGGGTCAAGTCCATCAAGTTCAAgtag